A genomic region of Desulfosarcina ovata subsp. ovata contains the following coding sequences:
- a CDS encoding IscA/HesB family protein, which yields MFNVTETAIQAVGEYFKDMDVKPIRIFLTQGCGGQQLSMALDTIGDADAVHEAGGFQFIMNQTLLEQAKPVEIDYANTSFRISSNLELSGGCQSCGTAGSCCSS from the coding sequence ATGTTCAATGTCACCGAAACCGCTATTCAGGCGGTAGGCGAGTATTTTAAAGACATGGATGTCAAACCCATCCGCATCTTTCTCACCCAGGGTTGTGGGGGGCAGCAACTCTCCATGGCCCTGGATACGATAGGCGATGCCGATGCCGTACACGAGGCCGGTGGTTTTCAGTTTATTATGAATCAGACCCTGCTGGAACAGGCCAAACCCGTGGAGATCGACTATGCCAACACGAGTTTTCGCATCTCGTCCAATCTTGAACTGAGCGGCGGCTGCCAAAGCTGCGGCACTGCCGGTAGCTGCTGCTCGTCGTAA
- a CDS encoding ISL3 family transposase translates to MKLLPYITSFVKDAAKSVKRISQQEFTSVADNTLTELLGIATLFVTMYALRREGDEDVLHLRCAHREEVALCPHCGALSTKVHQEEPRCVRHLDVWGKKTFLHFLSRRFECDQCGKVFTEELPFVDSHRRQSSAFEMRVYQSCLTSTRKDVAKREGLSQSTVKEIFNRLAALKKSVGVDGLTRVLGIDEISLKKRHKQFVLVISDISRKCILAVLPDREKQTLENWIESLSDQQKKAIRFVSIDMWAPYYQAACNKLPHAKVVVDRFHVMKQLNHRLTQLRTRFQRQCDPETQKILKGSRWLIVRNRSELSTKQADHLDQILELCPDLRALYLLKEEFRTIFEKVRCREKAARFLDVWCLKAERTGDKYLSKFCKTLKNWREQILNYFIERITNGFVEGTNNSLRAIIRMAFGYRNFNNFRIRVLAGLGDFHTNPR, encoded by the coding sequence ATGAAACTACTGCCGTACATAACATCATTTGTAAAGGACGCCGCAAAGTCCGTGAAACGAATTAGCCAGCAGGAATTCACAAGTGTCGCAGATAACACATTGACAGAATTGCTGGGCATAGCGACCTTGTTCGTTACTATGTATGCCCTTCGTCGCGAAGGGGATGAAGACGTGCTGCATCTTCGATGTGCCCATCGTGAAGAGGTTGCTTTGTGTCCCCATTGTGGGGCTCTTTCAACAAAAGTTCATCAGGAGGAGCCTCGTTGCGTACGACATTTGGATGTTTGGGGTAAAAAGACCTTTTTGCATTTCCTGTCCCGCCGTTTCGAATGTGATCAATGTGGTAAGGTTTTCACCGAGGAATTACCATTCGTTGATTCCCATCGTAGGCAATCTTCTGCTTTTGAGATGCGTGTCTATCAATCTTGCCTTACCAGTACACGTAAGGATGTTGCTAAACGTGAGGGGTTAAGCCAATCCACGGTTAAAGAGATCTTCAATCGTCTCGCGGCATTGAAAAAGAGTGTTGGCGTTGACGGCCTGACCCGGGTGCTGGGAATCGATGAAATTTCGCTTAAAAAACGCCACAAGCAATTCGTTCTCGTGATTTCGGATATTTCCAGAAAGTGCATTCTCGCAGTGCTGCCTGACAGGGAGAAACAGACACTGGAAAATTGGATCGAATCGCTGAGTGATCAACAAAAAAAGGCGATCCGATTTGTTTCCATCGATATGTGGGCGCCCTATTATCAAGCCGCTTGCAACAAGCTTCCCCATGCCAAGGTGGTGGTCGACCGGTTCCATGTGATGAAACAACTCAACCACCGTCTGACCCAACTTCGAACCAGATTTCAAAGGCAGTGCGATCCTGAAACACAAAAGATACTCAAGGGTAGCCGTTGGCTCATCGTGCGTAACCGATCCGAATTGTCGACAAAGCAAGCTGATCACTTGGATCAAATATTGGAATTGTGTCCTGATCTTCGCGCATTGTACCTTTTAAAGGAGGAGTTCCGCACGATTTTTGAGAAAGTCAGATGCAGAGAAAAGGCAGCCCGATTTCTTGATGTATGGTGTTTGAAGGCCGAACGTACAGGTGATAAATATCTTTCAAAGTTCTGTAAGACCTTGAAGAACTGGCGAGAGCAGATCTTAAATTACTTCATCGAAAGAATTACAAATGGGTTCGTTGAAGGTACCAATAATTCCCTCAGGGCTATTATACGCATGGCATTCGGCTACAGAAATTTCAACAACTTTAGGATACGGGTACTCGCAGGATTAGGTGATTTTCACACTAATCCGCGATGA
- a CDS encoding energy transducer TonB, translating to MEASLHLSAMDRPSPPNWLLRTLIILSVAIHGVMFMHLSGIYRTQALSYIEMSLQNIARPAARDIPRPRPRPKVPEPQDQVKALKAVARPVPRFRPLAMAPVESNLPDSLMEGISAPDVPQTPGVESAAWVPGPHAQTVGGEYMTTSSYLDMVRLKIESRKRYPETAKARSIEGRVTIRFILLADGNVRDLSVSRGARHRSLDMAALDAVERAAPFPRPPSNLFKGDLPLELTIVFELT from the coding sequence ATGGAAGCATCTTTGCACCTATCGGCCATGGATCGCCCATCCCCCCCCAACTGGCTGCTCAGGACGCTGATCATCCTCTCCGTGGCGATCCACGGGGTGATGTTCATGCACCTGTCAGGCATCTACCGCACCCAGGCACTGAGTTATATAGAGATGTCCCTGCAGAATATCGCCCGGCCGGCCGCAAGGGATATTCCTCGGCCGCGGCCCCGACCCAAAGTACCCGAACCCCAGGATCAAGTGAAGGCGCTCAAAGCCGTTGCCCGTCCCGTGCCCCGTTTCAGGCCCCTGGCCATGGCGCCGGTGGAGAGCAACCTGCCCGACAGTCTGATGGAGGGCATCAGCGCCCCGGACGTCCCGCAAACACCGGGTGTGGAGAGCGCCGCCTGGGTCCCCGGCCCCCATGCTCAGACCGTAGGCGGCGAATATATGACTACATCCAGCTACCTGGATATGGTGCGGCTCAAAATCGAAAGCCGCAAGCGTTACCCCGAAACCGCCAAGGCGAGAAGCATTGAAGGTCGCGTGACCATCCGTTTCATCCTGCTCGCCGACGGCAATGTACGCGATCTCTCCGTGTCCAGGGGCGCCCGTCATCGTTCCCTGGACATGGCTGCATTGGACGCGGTCGAACGGGCGGCCCCGTTTCCCCGGCCACCATCCAACCTGTTCAAAGGCGACCTGCCCCTGGAACTGACCATCGTTTTCGAGCTGACCTGA
- a CDS encoding TonB-dependent receptor, giving the protein MKYTNERGEGEKDDVGEWKTDATNEHSYEGYETIDLKIIQTLAKSWILSLDIKNLTDETYSEFVGYWSGENQYAGSNARAYYFSVMYEF; this is encoded by the coding sequence TTGAAGTACACTAATGAGCGAGGAGAAGGAGAAAAAGATGATGTCGGCGAGTGGAAAACGGATGCGACCAACGAGCATTCCTACGAAGGCTATGAAACCATTGACCTTAAAATTATTCAGACATTGGCCAAATCATGGATTCTCTCTCTGGATATTAAAAACCTCACCGATGAAACCTATTCAGAATTTGTGGGTTATTGGTCGGGAGAAAACCAATATGCAGGCAGCAATGCGCGCGCCTATTACTTTAGCGTTATGTACGAGTTCTGA
- a CDS encoding MotA/TolQ/ExbB proton channel family protein: MFDFLAKGGVLVGPILLCSVIALALFLERLIRLGRVKVRGNGLVAGMARFIQKGEDQQAYDLVSQDASPMGRILTQAMEVKNQDRETLEAVLVHATEAESRDLSRYLQTLATIGNITPLLGLLGTVMGMIKAFMVIQEMGGKVNAAVLAGGIWEAMLTTALGLAVALPTMVAHSYLSARVDRYEAQLQDGTVTFLKAIGFRIHGHLHTGKDHTHTHTHAHP, translated from the coding sequence ATGTTCGATTTTCTTGCCAAGGGAGGCGTTCTGGTGGGGCCCATTCTGCTTTGTTCCGTGATTGCTCTGGCCCTTTTTCTGGAACGTCTCATTCGCCTGGGACGGGTTAAAGTCCGCGGCAACGGTCTGGTCGCCGGCATGGCCCGGTTTATCCAAAAAGGCGAAGATCAGCAGGCCTATGACCTGGTCAGCCAGGATGCCTCCCCCATGGGCCGTATTCTCACCCAGGCCATGGAAGTCAAGAACCAGGATCGCGAAACCCTGGAAGCGGTGCTTGTGCACGCCACCGAAGCGGAATCCCGCGACCTCTCCCGCTATCTCCAGACCCTGGCCACCATCGGCAACATCACGCCCCTTTTGGGTCTGCTGGGCACCGTTATGGGCATGATCAAGGCCTTTATGGTGATCCAGGAGATGGGCGGCAAGGTCAACGCGGCCGTCCTGGCCGGCGGTATCTGGGAAGCCATGCTGACCACAGCCCTCGGACTGGCCGTGGCCCTGCCGACCATGGTGGCCCACAGCTACCTGAGCGCCCGGGTCGACCGTTACGAAGCCCAGCTCCAGGACGGAACGGTGACATTTCTCAAAGCCATTGGTTTTCGGATCCACGGCCATCTCCACACGGGGAAAGACCACACCCATACGCACACCCATGCCCATCCATAA
- a CDS encoding ABC transporter substrate-binding protein yields MKRINLFCLVMLVILICSACHKTGDETAAEGPLETTGKTSSPPAINTNEPLLLALDIEPDDGFDPLMGWGSYGTPLFQSTLLRRNADQSVSGDLAKAWELDDSRRVWRITIRDDAVFSDGTLLTAADVAFTFNQAAKTAGKTDVTVLEQAVVIDPYTVEIRLKTPQITFINRLITLGIVPAHAYGKSYGRNPVGSGPYRLVQWDEGRQMVMASNPYYYGQKPAIEKVVFLFMEEDAAFAAAKAGTVHVFRAPQMLAKQEIPGMIRHAVPSVDNRGICFPCLPPQNWQSPQGYPVGNPVTADSAIRKAINHAVNRRELVDGILEGFGSPAHGPVNMLPWDQPDSAIRDNNPETARQILKAGGWQDNNGDGIVEKNGIAASFSLLYDANDSIRQALALAVSDAAKKIGIEIVVTGKSWDDIYKLMHSNAVLFGFGSFDQTEMHNLYFGGRKEEALHNPGFYANQTVDGYLNAAMAAPTENAAIPFWQKAQWDGKTGFSTRGDAAWAWLVNLDHTYFISQHLDIGHTCTEQHGSYIIANLPQWRWKVPSRPCASGT; encoded by the coding sequence ATGAAAAGAATCAATCTGTTTTGTCTCGTCATGCTCGTTATACTGATCTGTTCGGCCTGCCACAAAACCGGCGATGAAACGGCTGCCGAAGGACCGCTCGAGACCACGGGGAAGACATCTTCTCCCCCAGCGATCAATACCAATGAACCGCTCTTGCTGGCCCTGGATATCGAACCGGACGATGGATTCGACCCGCTCATGGGATGGGGGAGCTATGGAACGCCCCTCTTCCAGAGTACACTGCTTCGGCGCAATGCCGATCAATCGGTCTCCGGCGACCTGGCCAAAGCATGGGAACTTGACGATTCCCGCCGGGTCTGGAGAATAACCATCCGGGATGATGCCGTTTTTTCGGATGGAACGCTGTTAACGGCCGCAGACGTCGCCTTTACGTTCAACCAGGCGGCGAAGACCGCCGGTAAAACCGATGTTACAGTTCTTGAACAGGCGGTCGTCATCGACCCTTACACGGTCGAGATTCGTCTTAAGACCCCTCAGATCACCTTCATCAACCGGCTCATTACCCTGGGGATTGTTCCGGCGCACGCTTACGGCAAATCGTATGGCCGAAATCCCGTCGGCTCCGGCCCCTATCGACTGGTACAATGGGACGAGGGACGGCAGATGGTCATGGCGTCCAACCCGTATTACTACGGTCAGAAGCCGGCAATCGAAAAGGTCGTTTTTCTTTTCATGGAGGAGGACGCCGCCTTTGCCGCCGCCAAGGCCGGCACCGTTCATGTTTTTCGCGCCCCCCAGATGCTGGCCAAACAGGAAATCCCCGGGATGATCCGCCATGCCGTCCCTAGTGTCGATAATCGGGGGATCTGTTTTCCGTGCCTTCCTCCACAGAATTGGCAATCACCGCAGGGATATCCGGTAGGCAACCCGGTAACGGCGGATTCGGCCATTCGCAAAGCCATCAACCATGCGGTGAATCGGCGGGAACTGGTGGACGGTATACTGGAAGGATTCGGCTCCCCGGCCCATGGGCCGGTAAACATGTTGCCCTGGGACCAACCGGATAGCGCCATTCGGGACAACAATCCGGAAACGGCCCGTCAGATCCTGAAGGCCGGCGGGTGGCAGGATAACAACGGGGACGGTATTGTCGAGAAAAATGGCATCGCGGCATCTTTCAGCCTGCTTTACGACGCCAACGACAGTATCCGGCAAGCCCTGGCCCTGGCCGTCTCGGACGCAGCAAAAAAAATCGGTATCGAGATCGTTGTCACCGGCAAGAGTTGGGATGACATCTACAAGTTGATGCATAGCAATGCGGTCCTTTTCGGATTCGGCAGTTTCGACCAGACGGAAATGCACAACCTCTATTTCGGCGGACGAAAAGAAGAAGCGCTGCATAACCCGGGATTCTATGCCAATCAAACCGTTGACGGTTACCTGAACGCGGCCATGGCGGCACCTACCGAGAATGCCGCCATTCCTTTTTGGCAAAAGGCACAGTGGGACGGAAAGACCGGCTTCTCGACCCGGGGCGATGCGGCCTGGGCCTGGCTGGTCAACTTGGATCACACCTATTTTATCAGCCAACACCTCGATATCGGGCACACATGCACGGAACAGCACGGATCTTACATAATCGCCAATCTGCCCCAATGGCGGTGGAAGGTTCCGTCCCGGCCGTGTGCATCCGGCACCTGA
- a CDS encoding ExbD/TolR family protein, with product MLVHAKPKKRYAVQMPMTSLIDIVFMLLIYFLLTTNFMVDEGIKIKLPQARAAAPQTEETITVYVDSQGQAFIGEERLALDCLFDRLKEKIGGRQDELVVVRADRTVILNQAVKVMDIAKAAGAGRLCLATEKEL from the coding sequence ATGCTTGTACATGCAAAACCCAAAAAACGGTACGCCGTTCAAATGCCCATGACGTCGCTCATCGATATCGTCTTCATGCTGCTGATCTATTTCCTGTTGACCACCAATTTCATGGTCGATGAAGGCATCAAGATCAAGCTGCCCCAGGCCCGGGCAGCAGCCCCCCAGACCGAGGAAACCATCACGGTCTATGTGGATTCCCAAGGGCAGGCATTTATCGGAGAGGAGCGGCTTGCCCTGGACTGCTTGTTCGACCGGCTCAAGGAAAAAATCGGCGGCCGGCAGGATGAACTGGTGGTCGTCCGCGCCGATCGTACGGTAATTCTCAACCAGGCGGTCAAGGTCATGGACATCGCCAAGGCCGCCGGTGCCGGCAGGCTCTGCCTGGCAACGGAAAAGGAGTTGTAA